The proteins below come from a single Acaryochloris sp. CCMEE 5410 genomic window:
- a CDS encoding encapsulin, with product MNSQIDWTSEQWDQIQQVVADEVSKASVAGSFLSCCGPLEGSATVVRTQRLSDQPAPITVDDVSTLQLWTLAVQVELRQRQLAEEHLSGAVSAFRRAANLLARAEDAIVFNNVRPSQPSSPPVLNIPQGVPPQCSVSGGDNVNGLVAEGSRSLPTLTGGLVSDVAGAIATLEQNGHLGPFACILGQVAFVEANTPIPGSLVLPKDRIEPMLGTQLLRSSTLDSKQVVVVSLAGDPIDLVVATSPTVQFLNVSNEARYLFRVYEKFVLRVKEEGAVSAFSLP from the coding sequence ATGAACTCTCAAATTGATTGGACGTCTGAGCAGTGGGATCAGATACAACAGGTTGTTGCTGATGAGGTCAGTAAGGCTAGCGTTGCGGGATCCTTCCTATCTTGTTGTGGTCCACTAGAGGGAAGCGCAACAGTGGTGCGCACTCAACGATTATCGGATCAGCCAGCGCCCATTACTGTAGATGATGTTTCAACGCTTCAACTATGGACTCTAGCGGTACAGGTTGAATTAAGGCAACGACAGTTGGCTGAAGAACACCTTTCTGGGGCTGTTTCTGCTTTTCGTCGAGCTGCGAATTTATTGGCTCGGGCAGAAGATGCCATTGTTTTTAATAACGTACGGCCATCACAACCATCTTCTCCACCTGTACTCAATATTCCACAAGGAGTGCCTCCACAATGCAGTGTGTCAGGAGGAGATAATGTTAATGGACTAGTTGCAGAGGGAAGTCGAAGTTTACCAACTCTTACAGGTGGTCTTGTCAGTGATGTTGCTGGTGCGATCGCAACCCTAGAGCAAAACGGACACTTAGGTCCCTTTGCCTGCATTCTGGGACAAGTTGCCTTTGTAGAAGCCAATACACCGATTCCTGGCTCTTTAGTCTTACCCAAAGACCGGATTGAACCCATGCTTGGTACCCAGCTATTGCGATCCAGCACCTTAGATAGCAAGCAGGTGGTGGTCGTTTCCTTGGCGGGTGATCCCATCGATTTAGTCGTGGCCACCTCCCCTACCGTTCAATTTCTAAATGTCAGTAACGAAGCGAGATACCTGTTTCGCGTCTATGAGAAATTTGTCCTGAGAGTGAAGGAAGAGGGTGCCGTGAGTGCCTTTTCTTTGCCCTAA
- a CDS encoding DUF3237 domain-containing protein translates to MQFSNDGLTIWFETEDAPGPTSASPLDPSPRLIVGVTPANPNHSVTIRYRVDGGLIRTLSAVLIRSNPAQNTQYFRACWPQGLKGKLVEYIVILRCSGRQVPDAATASSFPAMFQLDESSAKTSSGSTEFKSQAATSNSAPPESSFPVNMMFLGRVKAQLSHSPEIIGETPEGLRVNWFLQGGEVYGPKLNAKIRPHGGDWMTIRSDGIGVLGIRATLETPEKALIYTTYSGVFDLGDEGYQNFLNKQWPHAPPLRSTPRFLTEHPKYKWLNRLQCIGIGEVQMSDLLVIYDLYAL, encoded by the coding sequence TTGCAATTCTCCAATGATGGCTTGACAATTTGGTTTGAGACAGAAGATGCTCCAGGTCCAACCTCGGCCAGTCCCTTAGATCCCTCCCCTAGATTGATTGTTGGGGTTACTCCCGCAAACCCTAACCACAGCGTAACCATTCGTTATCGGGTAGATGGCGGCTTGATCAGAACGTTATCTGCGGTTTTGATTCGGTCAAATCCTGCTCAAAATACCCAATACTTTCGTGCCTGTTGGCCTCAAGGATTAAAAGGGAAATTGGTCGAGTATATTGTGATTTTGAGATGTTCAGGACGCCAAGTACCAGATGCCGCTACTGCCAGCTCATTTCCCGCTATGTTTCAGCTTGATGAGTCAAGCGCCAAAACATCTTCAGGCTCAACAGAGTTCAAGAGCCAAGCTGCTACCTCCAACAGTGCTCCACCTGAGTCCTCCTTCCCTGTGAATATGATGTTTCTGGGGAGAGTCAAGGCACAGTTAAGCCACTCCCCAGAGATCATTGGTGAAACACCAGAAGGATTGCGAGTCAATTGGTTTTTGCAGGGGGGAGAGGTCTATGGTCCGAAGCTTAATGCCAAAATCCGCCCTCATGGAGGGGATTGGATGACGATTCGTTCTGATGGAATTGGTGTGTTGGGAATACGAGCCACATTAGAGACCCCAGAAAAAGCCCTAATTTATACCACTTATTCTGGCGTTTTTGATTTAGGCGACGAAGGCTATCAGAATTTTCTCAACAAACAATGGCCCCATGCTCCACCTTTACGATCAACCCCTCGATTCTTAACTGAGCATCCAAAGTATAAATGGCTAAATCGCCTCCAATGTATTGGAATTGGAGAAGTACAAATGTCAGATTTGCTCGTGATTTATGATTTGTATGCCCTCTAG
- a CDS encoding adenylate/guanylate cyclase domain-containing protein: MSFEEILEQTIEILHRRGQVSYRAIKRQFGIDDQYLADLKYEIIDVLKIAVDRNQEILVAQTLEAHQISLQKNYSHKLKTNINTPSEDGWSRETERRQLTVMFCDLVESSPLAERLDPEDLRDVFLAYQELCAEAIANAEGYIARYLGDGVLIYFGYPRAHEDDARRAVSSGLRILESLQKLNPKIMKKWGERLSVRIGIHTGLVVIGEMGVKDAPDPMAIVGATPNIAARLQSLAQPNTVVISAATQRLVQGFFECQKLEQQKLKGISDPIDIFQVLKASKAKSRFAVAEKSGLTPFVNRSAETALLSERWQEVITGHTHAVLLQGEAGMGKSRLVWEVKKNVAQAQDVWLTEIQGSPYYRNSAFYPITEFLKQTTFNFSQDDTSAEKLVKIEQFIGQCSLSQGEYAPLFASLLAVPFEEQYPPLNLTPERQKQKTIEAMTAVCLAIAKQQPVLLVIEDLHWMDASTLDAITYFLEHIRDHRLLILLTCRPEFTSPWHTYPHLHALKLNSLGQKEIQVMVEETAQEKSLPQALVQQIVQKTDGIPLFVEELTKTVLEADVDESPALHRFSDDNISLAIPTTLHDSLIERLDRLSVVKEVAQLGSTLGREFDYELLEEVSQWNQATLRNGLNQLVESGLLYQEGSPPFAKYQFKHALIQDAAYQSLVKIRRQGYHQRIAYTLERRRDDQESIRPELLAYHFTEAGLLHAAIQYWLQAGQRDLGQAANSEAIAHLGQGIELLDGISEGIERDRLELQMQLGLAPAYMAIKGWAAKEVEYSCIRAKDLSEKLGDPQSLSGALWGLWTNYFLRGQLDPAKETALMVFKLATKADQPLLHIIACHAVGYTCHFRGEFLQAKSYAEQALERYDLAIEQTIVLTFQFSSTVAIRMFMAGSLWMLGYLEQAPTHAEKALRLAQEFKHTPSIAYALAAGCYYHHYLKNIEWIQEKSSQLIELSLNEGFLLWHPVALIFNGWSIVMLGDVQEGLAKMREGIQLFQKTDSAIIYPHIMVMLAEALMEADSLNDALAALEQGLIHARDRNEHHMEPELYRLKAEVLLRKTLDSSQEQHQEMIRQAEHSYQDAIATAQHQNALMLELRAVMGLCQLKKQQEKLQEAHSLLSDICSKFSEGWCSPELENAQSLLSEISR, encoded by the coding sequence ATGAGTTTTGAAGAGATACTAGAACAAACAATTGAGATTTTGCATCGTCGAGGTCAAGTTTCTTATAGGGCGATTAAGCGGCAATTTGGTATTGATGATCAATATTTAGCAGACTTAAAATATGAGATTATTGATGTCCTCAAAATTGCTGTTGATCGCAATCAAGAAATACTGGTTGCTCAGACTTTAGAAGCACATCAAATCTCCTTACAAAAAAACTACTCCCACAAGCTGAAGACAAACATAAACACGCCATCGGAGGATGGGTGGAGTCGGGAAACCGAACGGCGGCAATTAACCGTGATGTTTTGTGATTTGGTAGAGTCTTCACCGCTAGCAGAAAGACTTGATCCTGAAGATCTGCGGGATGTGTTTCTGGCCTATCAAGAACTCTGTGCTGAGGCCATTGCAAATGCTGAAGGATATATCGCTCGGTACTTAGGGGATGGGGTTCTGATCTATTTTGGCTACCCTAGGGCCCATGAAGATGATGCTCGGAGAGCCGTTAGCAGCGGTCTACGGATATTAGAGTCCCTGCAAAAACTCAATCCCAAAATCATGAAAAAGTGGGGAGAGCGTCTATCGGTTCGCATTGGCATTCACACTGGACTGGTGGTGATTGGCGAAATGGGGGTGAAAGATGCACCCGATCCCATGGCTATTGTGGGTGCAACTCCCAATATTGCGGCTCGCTTACAGTCCCTGGCTCAGCCCAATACCGTTGTCATTAGCGCCGCTACTCAACGCCTCGTGCAGGGGTTTTTTGAATGCCAGAAATTGGAACAACAAAAATTAAAAGGGATTTCAGATCCCATTGATATTTTTCAAGTTCTCAAGGCGAGTAAAGCCAAAAGCAGGTTCGCTGTTGCTGAAAAGTCGGGGTTAACCCCTTTTGTTAACCGCAGTGCTGAAACAGCACTGCTATCTGAACGATGGCAGGAAGTTATTACTGGCCATACCCATGCGGTCCTGTTGCAAGGGGAAGCAGGGATGGGGAAATCTAGGCTGGTTTGGGAGGTTAAAAAAAATGTTGCTCAAGCCCAAGACGTATGGCTCACTGAGATTCAAGGCTCACCCTACTATCGCAACAGTGCCTTCTATCCCATTACTGAATTTTTAAAGCAAACGACCTTTAACTTTTCTCAGGACGATACATCTGCTGAGAAATTGGTAAAAATTGAACAGTTCATCGGCCAATGTTCGTTATCCCAAGGAGAATATGCCCCATTATTTGCAAGTTTGTTGGCAGTTCCCTTTGAAGAACAGTATCCACCTTTAAACCTGACCCCTGAGCGGCAAAAACAAAAAACCATTGAGGCCATGACGGCAGTTTGTTTGGCGATAGCGAAGCAACAGCCTGTCCTACTGGTGATTGAAGATCTACATTGGATGGATGCTTCGACCCTAGATGCCATTACTTATTTCTTAGAGCATATTCGCGATCATCGCCTCCTGATTTTATTAACCTGCCGCCCCGAATTTACGTCGCCTTGGCATACCTACCCCCACCTTCACGCTTTAAAGCTCAATAGCTTAGGGCAGAAAGAAATTCAGGTGATGGTTGAGGAAACGGCTCAGGAGAAATCCCTCCCCCAGGCCCTTGTCCAACAAATTGTTCAGAAAACAGATGGCATCCCCCTATTTGTGGAGGAATTGACGAAAACGGTTTTAGAAGCTGATGTTGATGAAAGCCCTGCGTTACACCGATTCAGCGATGACAATATCTCTTTGGCAATTCCAACGACGTTACATGACTCTTTGATTGAGCGTCTGGATCGTCTGTCTGTCGTCAAGGAAGTAGCCCAACTCGGCTCAACCTTAGGACGCGAATTTGACTATGAATTATTAGAAGAGGTGTCTCAGTGGAATCAAGCCACCCTCCGCAATGGTTTGAATCAACTGGTTGAATCAGGACTCCTTTACCAAGAAGGGTCTCCACCTTTTGCAAAATATCAATTCAAACATGCGCTGATTCAGGATGCGGCGTATCAATCATTAGTGAAAATACGTCGGCAGGGTTATCATCAGCGCATTGCCTACACCCTTGAGCGACGCAGAGATGACCAAGAATCCATTCGTCCAGAGCTGTTGGCCTATCACTTTACTGAAGCGGGGCTTCTGCATGCTGCTATCCAGTATTGGTTGCAGGCGGGGCAACGAGACTTAGGACAAGCCGCCAATTCGGAAGCGATCGCACATCTAGGTCAAGGCATTGAGTTACTGGACGGTATTTCTGAAGGCATAGAGCGAGATCGGCTGGAATTGCAGATGCAGCTTGGTCTTGCTCCCGCTTATATGGCGATTAAAGGGTGGGCAGCTAAAGAAGTCGAGTATTCCTGTATCCGAGCGAAAGATCTAAGTGAAAAACTAGGAGATCCCCAAAGTCTTTCTGGGGCTTTATGGGGACTATGGACTAATTATTTTTTGAGAGGACAGCTCGATCCAGCGAAAGAAACCGCCTTAATGGTTTTCAAGCTGGCAACCAAGGCGGATCAACCCTTGCTGCATATTATTGCTTGCCATGCTGTGGGGTATACCTGTCACTTTCGAGGAGAATTTCTGCAAGCTAAATCCTATGCTGAACAGGCACTAGAACGATATGACTTAGCGATAGAACAAACGATTGTTCTTACATTTCAGTTCTCTTCAACCGTTGCGATTCGGATGTTCATGGCTGGAAGTTTGTGGATGCTTGGTTATCTTGAACAAGCGCCTACTCATGCAGAAAAGGCACTACGCTTAGCTCAAGAATTCAAACATACTCCTAGCATTGCCTATGCACTGGCTGCAGGGTGTTATTATCATCACTATTTAAAAAATATTGAATGGATTCAGGAAAAATCGTCTCAATTGATAGAGCTTTCGTTGAATGAAGGATTTTTGCTTTGGCATCCTGTAGCACTCATTTTCAATGGGTGGTCCATTGTCATGCTTGGTGATGTACAAGAAGGACTGGCCAAAATGAGGGAAGGGATTCAGCTCTTTCAAAAGACTGATTCAGCTATTATTTATCCCCACATCATGGTCATGCTCGCCGAAGCGTTGATGGAAGCTGACTCTCTGAATGATGCCCTTGCCGCTTTAGAGCAAGGCCTTATCCATGCCAGAGATAGGAATGAACATCATATGGAGCCTGAACTTTACCGCCTTAAAGCTGAGGTATTGTTACGAAAAACTTTGGATTCTTCTCAGGAACAGCATCAGGAGATGATTCGACAGGCGGAACATTCATACCAAGATGCGATCGCAACTGCTCAACACCAAAATGCTTTAATGCTTGAACTAAGAGCCGTCATGGGGCTATGCCAGCTCAAAAAGCAACAAGAAAAATTACAAGAAGCCCATTCTCTTCTGTCAGATATTTGTAGTAAATTTTCAGAAGGTTGGTGTTCTCCAGAACTCGAAAATGCACAATCATTATTGAGTGAAATCAGCAGATAA